A stretch of the Pedobacter sp. MC2016-14 genome encodes the following:
- a CDS encoding lysylphosphatidylglycerol synthase domain-containing protein: MTSAYKKIFSYFTKTAIVTLAFWFIFHKLNSNNDLKGFVQLLKTIPNTQITLVLLLVSLLMLVNWGIEAIKWKRLLKSIEKISLWKAIESVFCGLTWAVFTPNRLGEYGGRVFFLSPKRRIIGVVAMAVGNIGQMVLTNVFGSIALCIFLYKYSPLEKGLLLAICALSLIFCLFFIIFYFNIRWLNGILLSMRFTRKYKKFYQVLARYKKAELLHILSYCAARYLVFSTQYFVMFYWLIPGLHYADIIMTVCILFFIQSALPSLDLFDIGIRSVTALYFFKYLTSHNTAVVACIASIWLINIIIPAILGSYFVFKLNFFGNTNRS, translated from the coding sequence TTGACATCGGCCTATAAAAAGATCTTCTCTTATTTCACCAAAACAGCCATTGTTACGCTGGCCTTCTGGTTCATCTTTCATAAGCTCAACAGCAATAATGACCTCAAGGGCTTTGTACAGTTGTTAAAAACTATTCCCAATACACAAATTACCCTGGTCCTATTGCTGGTTAGCTTGCTCATGTTGGTCAATTGGGGTATAGAGGCCATAAAGTGGAAACGACTGTTAAAAAGCATTGAAAAGATCAGCCTCTGGAAAGCCATAGAATCCGTGTTCTGCGGATTAACCTGGGCAGTCTTTACACCAAACAGGTTGGGAGAATATGGGGGGCGTGTGTTTTTTCTATCACCCAAGCGCAGAATTATTGGCGTAGTAGCCATGGCAGTTGGCAATATCGGTCAAATGGTACTCACCAATGTATTTGGCAGCATAGCGCTCTGCATCTTTTTGTATAAGTATAGTCCCTTAGAAAAAGGCTTGTTGCTGGCCATCTGCGCACTCTCTTTAATATTTTGCCTGTTTTTCATCATCTTCTACTTCAACATCAGATGGCTAAACGGTATCCTGCTTTCCATGCGTTTTACCCGCAAGTACAAAAAATTCTACCAGGTATTGGCTCGCTATAAAAAGGCCGAGCTGCTGCATATCCTTTCTTACTGCGCTGCGCGATACCTTGTTTTTTCCACTCAATACTTTGTCATGTTCTACTGGCTCATTCCAGGATTACACTATGCAGATATCATCATGACCGTATGCATCCTGTTTTTTATACAATCTGCTTTACCCTCGCTAGATTTATTTGACATTGGCATCAGGAGTGTAACCGCGCTTTACTTCTTTAAATATTTAACCAGTCACAATACCGCAGTCGTAGCCTGCATAGCCAGCATATGGCTCATAAATATTATTATTCCTGCTATCTTAGGATCTTATTTCGTTTTTAAACTCAACTTTTTTGGAAATACTAACCGCAGCTAA
- a CDS encoding glycosyltransferase yields MEILTAANFTTLALTLLYITVVITFIRGWRKLINYTPMASNNTTMVSIIIAARNEEANISKTIQDLLAQDYDPALTEIIFIDDHSSDATGSIVRSFSTAGVKLITLNETQALNSYKKKAIQTAIGTAKGSLIITTDADCRMGPHWLKTIVSYYEEHRYKMISSPVAYFEEQSFFERAQSLEFLYLIGLGASTIGNQKPSTCNGANLAYEKAAFYEVGGFTGIDDLASGDDELLLHKMAARYNGNIGFLKNEEAIVYTHAKPTLAEFIQQRKRWASKSTRYKNKSIIVLGVFIWLFNLSIVVNFFAGFFNPHFFILALLQLTAKIAIEFLFLSAVTKFAKRTSLLVLLPVLNVLHIIYILYIGIAGNSGKYTWKGRSVR; encoded by the coding sequence TTGGAAATACTAACCGCAGCTAATTTTACTACATTAGCCTTAACCTTATTATACATTACTGTAGTCATTACCTTTATCAGGGGCTGGAGAAAACTCATCAACTATACCCCAATGGCCAGCAACAATACCACCATGGTATCCATCATCATCGCCGCAAGAAATGAAGAGGCCAACATCAGCAAAACCATACAAGATCTGCTGGCGCAAGATTACGATCCTGCGCTTACCGAAATCATTTTCATAGATGACCATTCCAGCGATGCCACCGGCAGTATTGTACGCTCCTTTTCCACAGCAGGCGTTAAACTCATCACCTTAAATGAAACCCAGGCTTTAAACTCTTATAAGAAGAAGGCCATCCAAACCGCCATAGGCACGGCCAAAGGCAGCCTTATCATTACCACAGATGCCGACTGCAGAATGGGACCACATTGGTTAAAAACCATCGTAAGCTATTACGAAGAGCATAGGTACAAAATGATCTCCTCTCCCGTTGCTTATTTTGAAGAGCAAAGTTTTTTTGAAAGGGCACAATCCCTGGAGTTTTTATACCTCATTGGCCTGGGTGCTTCTACCATAGGCAATCAAAAACCCTCTACCTGCAATGGTGCCAACCTGGCTTATGAAAAAGCAGCCTTTTACGAAGTGGGTGGATTTACCGGGATTGACGACCTGGCCTCCGGCGACGACGAGTTGCTGCTGCACAAAATGGCGGCACGTTACAACGGAAACATCGGCTTTTTAAAAAATGAAGAAGCCATTGTATATACGCATGCCAAACCAACCCTGGCCGAATTTATTCAGCAGCGCAAACGCTGGGCTTCAAAAAGTACACGTTACAAAAACAAATCTATTATTGTACTTGGCGTGTTCATCTGGTTGTTTAACCTCAGCATTGTAGTCAACTTTTTCGCCGGCTTTTTTAACCCTCATTTTTTTATCCTGGCGCTGCTACAGCTCACTGCAAAAATAGCCATAGAGTTTTTGTTCCTCTCGGCCGTCACTAAATTTGCCAAAAGAACCTCCCTGCTGGTCCTTTTACCGGTGCTAAATGTGCTACATATCATTTATATCCTTTATATTGGCATTGCCGGAAACTCAGGTAAATACACCTGGAAAGGCAGATCAGTAAGATGA
- a CDS encoding ABC transporter permease: MTAQSHSPARKIWFKFKRNKPAFAGLIFIVLMMLAGIFAYLIIPDQTPMANTMHVQLSNKKPGRTFKFLSIRKSDSVARVNIFQKIMYGQEADAKSFPITSYREANGKIYVREYIGDDEQAEETTYPLKPAYSTYTQTYVLGTDIYGRDLLSRLVLGIRVSLSVGLMAVLISLSIGLSLGAIAGYYGGKTDTLISWFMNVIWSLPSLLLVIAISFALGKGFWQIFIAVGLSTWVDVARLVRGQVMALKQVEYIEAARALGFSNARIIIKHILPNISGPILVVASANFASAIVLETGLSFLGFGAQPPMPGWGSMIKEHYGYIVMDAAYLAVLPGLAIMLTVYAFNLLAIGLRDAFDVKSQNISL, encoded by the coding sequence ATGACAGCACAAAGCCACAGCCCTGCAAGAAAAATATGGTTTAAATTTAAGCGGAATAAACCCGCCTTTGCCGGACTAATTTTTATCGTGCTCATGATGCTTGCCGGAATATTCGCCTACCTCATTATTCCAGATCAAACACCAATGGCCAATACCATGCATGTGCAACTGAGCAACAAAAAACCCGGCCGTACTTTCAAATTCCTTTCCATCCGCAAAAGCGATTCTGTAGCCAGGGTAAATATCTTCCAAAAAATAATGTACGGACAAGAGGCTGATGCCAAAAGCTTCCCCATTACTTCTTACAGGGAAGCCAATGGTAAAATCTATGTAAGGGAATACATTGGTGATGATGAACAGGCAGAAGAAACCACTTACCCCTTAAAACCAGCATACAGTACCTATACCCAAACCTATGTATTAGGTACTGATATTTATGGCAGAGATCTGTTGAGCCGCTTGGTGCTGGGCATTCGCGTCTCGCTCTCTGTTGGGCTTATGGCTGTACTCATTTCCCTTTCTATTGGCCTTAGCCTGGGTGCTATAGCCGGCTATTACGGAGGCAAAACAGATACGCTCATCAGTTGGTTTATGAATGTCATCTGGTCACTCCCCTCCTTGCTACTCGTTATTGCCATCTCTTTTGCCCTGGGAAAAGGTTTCTGGCAAATATTTATTGCCGTAGGCCTCTCTACCTGGGTAGATGTAGCCAGGCTGGTCCGCGGACAGGTCATGGCTTTAAAGCAGGTAGAATATATAGAAGCGGCAAGGGCATTGGGTTTTTCCAACGCCAGGATCATCATCAAACACATTCTTCCTAACATCTCCGGACCAATTTTGGTAGTTGCTTCAGCAAATTTTGCATCGGCCATCGTATTAGAAACCGGCTTAAGTTTTCTTGGTTTCGGTGCACAGCCGCCCATGCCCGGATGGGGCAGCATGATCAAAGAACATTACGGTTATATTGTTATGGATGCAGCTTACCTTGCCGTATTGCCCGGCCTGGCCATTATGTTAACGGTTTATGCCTTTAATCTGCTGGCTATTGGCCTTAGGGATGCTTTCGATGTAAAATCCCAAAATATAAGCCTTTAA
- a CDS encoding ribonuclease HII: MLLNCYQQELLEAGCDEAGRGCLAGPVFAAAVILPKDFVAGELNDSKKLSHNQRKALRSIIEKEAIAWAVAAVDNVEIDKINILNASFLAMHLAVEQLSIQPQYLSIDGNRFKAHPHIPHVCVIKGDGKYLNIAAASILAKTHRDEYMCTIGQEFPMYDWQQNKGYPTIMHRTATLTHGFTPYHRKTFSVSNPQLDLFLKIDGLAEI; this comes from the coding sequence ATGTTACTAAATTGTTATCAGCAAGAACTATTAGAGGCAGGTTGTGATGAAGCAGGCAGAGGTTGTTTGGCCGGCCCCGTATTCGCAGCCGCAGTAATTTTGCCAAAAGATTTTGTAGCCGGAGAACTTAACGATTCTAAAAAGCTAAGCCATAACCAACGCAAGGCCTTACGCAGCATTATTGAAAAAGAAGCCATTGCCTGGGCAGTTGCCGCGGTAGATAATGTAGAAATCGATAAGATCAATATCCTGAACGCCTCTTTTCTGGCGATGCACCTTGCTGTAGAACAACTCAGTATCCAACCCCAATACCTCAGCATAGATGGCAACCGCTTCAAAGCGCATCCACACATTCCACATGTATGCGTTATTAAAGGTGATGGCAAATACCTTAACATTGCAGCTGCTTCCATCCTGGCAAAAACCCACCGCGACGAATACATGTGCACCATAGGCCAAGAATTCCCGATGTACGACTGGCAACAAAACAAAGGCTATCCAACCATCATGCATCGTACAGCCACCTTAACACATGGCTTTACCCCCTACCACCGTAAAACCTTTTCGGTCAGCAATCCCCAGCTCGACTTATTTCTTAAAATTGACGGATTAGCAGAAATTTAG
- a CDS encoding glycosyltransferase family 4 protein: protein MKVLFLTNKVPFPPNSGYPIVVYNTIKGLLKLGVEITLFSINPNKDHIDPEDIYDPVFESIQFHHYNLDTEVNVMGALFNIFSNESYNVSRFYADDAARLLENILRENNFDIIQFEGLFVVPYLDVVKVNSRAKLIYRAHNIVFDIWERMASTERFTPTRYYLQFLARRLKDYETEQINRFDQIFAISEPDRQSIVRFGCETNLEVFPVALDFDKYTTDASKTSFPTLFHLGAMDWRPNKEGLEWFLDEIWPDIEKLSGELRFYIAGKNMQQQFFDYDSDNVVVEGEVLDAMEFINSKAIMIVPLLSGSGMRVKIIEGMAMRKCVIATSTAAEGIACQHGRDILIADTPDEFYRSILQCITNPNRWREIGEQARKTAEQHYNIDTITQKMLNIYQALGKVQS, encoded by the coding sequence GTGAAAGTACTGTTTCTAACAAATAAAGTCCCCTTTCCGCCAAATAGCGGCTACCCCATAGTGGTTTATAACACCATTAAAGGGCTGCTTAAGCTTGGAGTAGAGATTACCCTGTTCAGCATTAACCCCAATAAAGACCATATAGATCCTGAAGATATTTACGATCCGGTTTTCGAAAGCATACAATTTCACCATTACAATCTGGATACGGAAGTAAACGTGATGGGCGCTTTGTTCAATATTTTTTCCAACGAGTCTTACAACGTTTCCCGCTTTTATGCTGACGATGCCGCCCGGCTCCTGGAGAACATCCTGAGGGAAAATAACTTTGACATCATCCAGTTTGAGGGGCTTTTTGTAGTTCCTTACCTTGATGTGGTTAAAGTAAACAGCAGGGCCAAACTGATTTACCGTGCCCATAATATTGTATTCGATATTTGGGAACGGATGGCCAGTACAGAAAGGTTCACACCAACCCGTTATTACCTTCAATTTCTTGCACGCAGGTTAAAGGATTACGAAACGGAACAAATTAACCGCTTTGACCAGATTTTTGCCATCAGCGAGCCCGACCGCCAAAGTATTGTGCGCTTTGGCTGCGAAACCAACCTGGAAGTATTTCCCGTAGCGCTTGACTTTGACAAATACACAACTGATGCTTCAAAAACCAGCTTCCCTACTTTATTTCACCTGGGTGCTATGGATTGGCGGCCCAATAAAGAAGGGCTGGAATGGTTTCTGGATGAAATATGGCCCGATATTGAAAAGCTAAGTGGCGAACTTCGCTTTTACATTGCCGGTAAAAACATGCAGCAGCAGTTTTTTGATTACGATTCTGATAATGTAGTGGTAGAAGGAGAGGTTTTGGATGCTATGGAATTTATAAATTCTAAAGCCATCATGATTGTACCACTGCTTTCGGGGAGTGGCATGAGGGTCAAAATTATTGAAGGTATGGCCATGCGCAAATGTGTTATTGCCACTTCCACTGCTGCCGAAGGTATTGCCTGCCAGCATGGCCGCGATATTCTCATTGCCGATACCCCAGATGAATTTTACCGTTCTATCCTTCAATGCATCACTAATCCCAACCGCTGGCGCGAAATTGGTGAACAGGCGCGCAAGACAGCAGAGCAACATTACAATATAGATACCATTACGCAAAAAATGCTCAATATTTACCAAGCTCTGGGCAAAGTACAGTCCTAA
- the gcvT gene encoding glycine cleavage system aminomethyltransferase GcvT, whose protein sequence is MKNTALTDKHISLGAKMVPFAGYNMPVQYEGINIEHATVRNGVGVFDVSHMGEFILKGEKALDLIQRVTSNDASKLYDGKVQYSCLPNEDGGIVDDLLVYKINDLTYMLVVNASNIDKDWNWIQKYNTEDVEMHNISDKTSLLAIQGPKAADALQSLTEIDLAGMEYYTFVKGRFAGFDNVVVSATGYTGAGGFEIYCENEQVDAIWNAIFEAGKAYNIKPIGLAARDTLRLEMGFCLYGNDIDDTTSPIEAGLGWVTKFSKKFTNSEALLAQKEAGVTKKLIGFEMIDRGIPRHDYQIVTETGAVIGKVTSGTQSPSLQKAIGMGYVEKAYAKEGNEIFISIRNQQIKAKVVKFPFYK, encoded by the coding sequence ATGAAAAATACCGCGTTAACAGACAAACACATTTCACTGGGTGCCAAAATGGTTCCCTTTGCAGGATACAATATGCCCGTACAATATGAAGGCATCAACATAGAACACGCAACTGTAAGAAACGGTGTTGGGGTATTTGACGTAAGCCACATGGGTGAATTTATCCTGAAAGGTGAAAAAGCTTTGGACCTGATTCAACGGGTAACCAGCAATGATGCCTCAAAACTATACGATGGTAAAGTTCAGTATTCTTGTTTGCCGAATGAAGATGGTGGCATTGTAGATGATTTACTGGTTTATAAAATCAACGACCTCACTTATATGCTGGTGGTTAATGCCTCGAACATTGACAAAGACTGGAACTGGATTCAGAAATACAATACTGAAGATGTAGAAATGCACAACATTTCTGATAAAACTTCATTGCTGGCCATTCAGGGCCCTAAAGCTGCTGATGCTTTACAAAGCTTAACCGAGATTGACCTGGCGGGTATGGAGTACTATACTTTCGTAAAAGGCCGCTTTGCCGGATTTGACAATGTTGTCGTTTCCGCAACAGGATACACCGGTGCAGGAGGTTTCGAAATTTACTGCGAAAATGAGCAGGTAGATGCCATCTGGAACGCCATATTCGAGGCAGGAAAAGCATACAACATTAAACCTATCGGACTGGCTGCGCGTGACACCCTACGTCTGGAAATGGGTTTCTGCCTTTATGGAAACGACATCGACGATACCACTTCTCCTATTGAAGCCGGTTTAGGCTGGGTAACTAAATTCAGTAAAAAATTCACCAATTCAGAAGCCTTACTCGCTCAAAAAGAAGCTGGTGTAACCAAAAAACTGATCGGTTTCGAAATGATAGACCGTGGTATTCCCCGTCATGATTACCAGATTGTCACTGAAACAGGTGCGGTAATCGGAAAAGTAACTTCCGGAACACAATCGCCATCTTTGCAAAAAGCAATAGGCATGGGTTATGTAGAAAAGGCATATGCCAAAGAAGGTAACGAAATTTTCATCAGCATCCGCAATCAGCAAATCAAAGCTAAAGTAGTTAAGTTTCCCTTTTACAAATAA
- a CDS encoding 2-phosphosulfolactate phosphatase, with the protein MSAKRTIEVCLTPALIDLYAIENSIVVVIDVLRATSSIVYGIDNGAKAIIPVAQVEECLNYSDKGYLLAAERNGEVVKGYDFGNSPFSYTKEKVAEKTIVLTTTNGTKALHLAQRRASQVVIGSFLNLQALCNWLKTQDQDVLLLCAGWKDQFNLEDTLFAGAVVRELRKDFSHFDDSSVAAEDLYNLAKDDLRAYLHKSSHSQRLADLNIEEDVKFCLQLNICQAIPVLKGAALVALTD; encoded by the coding sequence ATGTCTGCAAAAAGAACCATAGAAGTTTGTTTAACCCCTGCATTGATAGACCTTTATGCTATAGAAAATAGCATTGTGGTGGTTATAGATGTCCTCAGGGCCACTTCTTCTATAGTTTATGGCATAGACAATGGCGCAAAGGCCATCATTCCTGTAGCCCAGGTAGAGGAATGTTTAAATTATAGCGACAAAGGTTATTTACTTGCCGCAGAGCGAAATGGGGAAGTTGTTAAAGGATATGACTTTGGCAACTCCCCCTTTTCTTATACTAAAGAAAAAGTAGCCGAAAAAACCATTGTGTTAACCACCACCAATGGTACTAAAGCCTTACACCTGGCACAACGCAGGGCCAGCCAGGTAGTCATCGGCTCCTTTTTAAATTTACAGGCACTCTGCAACTGGCTTAAAACCCAGGATCAGGATGTTTTGTTACTTTGCGCAGGCTGGAAAGATCAGTTTAACCTGGAAGACACCTTATTCGCAGGTGCAGTAGTACGTGAATTACGTAAAGATTTCAGCCATTTTGATGATTCAAGCGTAGCCGCAGAAGACTTGTACAACCTTGCTAAAGATGATTTAAGGGCTTACCTGCACAAATCATCACACAGTCAGCGCCTGGCCGACCTGAACATTGAAGAGGATGTAAAATTCTGCCTGCAGCTCAACATCTGCCAGGCCATTCCCGTATTAAAAGGCGCAGCGTTAGTTGCCCTGACTGATTAA
- a CDS encoding patatin-like phospholipase family protein — protein sequence MMEALAENKKMKIGLVLSGGGIRGIAHLGVLKALINAGIRFSHISGTSAGSIAGAFYAAGIDPEEGLNIFMKTRLLRFIRPAVGSLGLINIEHTSELLKEYFPEDDIEKLKIPLTIAATDFSEGKLVYLTKGPLIRAIQASSCIPGIFKPIMINNKMYVDGGILNNFPVEPLIGKCDFIIGSSCNHLKPVEKISGFSALITRAGVMSINKDMEQKASLCNVLIEPKGLGEISTFDMKKAETIYWLAYEETLKSLKNNPVMAALISQGN from the coding sequence ATGATGGAAGCTTTAGCAGAAAACAAAAAGATGAAGATTGGGTTGGTACTATCTGGAGGCGGAATAAGAGGGATTGCGCATTTAGGGGTGTTAAAAGCTTTGATTAATGCGGGGATTAGGTTTAGCCATATTAGCGGAACCAGTGCGGGCTCCATTGCGGGTGCTTTTTATGCTGCGGGCATAGACCCTGAAGAAGGTTTAAATATATTTATGAAAACGAGGCTGCTTCGTTTTATCCGTCCGGCGGTAGGTTCTTTGGGATTGATTAATATTGAGCATACTTCTGAATTGCTGAAAGAATATTTCCCGGAGGATGATATTGAAAAACTAAAAATCCCCCTTACCATTGCGGCTACAGATTTTAGTGAAGGTAAACTGGTATATTTAACCAAAGGCCCGCTGATACGCGCTATACAGGCTTCGAGTTGTATTCCCGGCATTTTTAAGCCCATTATGATCAACAATAAAATGTATGTGGATGGTGGTATTTTAAATAATTTCCCGGTTGAACCTTTAATTGGGAAATGTGATTTTATCATCGGCTCTTCTTGTAACCACTTGAAACCAGTGGAGAAAATTAGTGGTTTTAGTGCCTTGATTACCCGGGCTGGGGTAATGTCTATCAACAAAGATATGGAGCAAAAGGCATCGCTTTGCAATGTGTTGATTGAACCAAAGGGACTGGGCGAGATTAGTACTTTTGATATGAAAAAGGCAGAAACCATTTACTGGCTGGCCTATGAAGAAACCTTGAAATCGCTTAAAAATAACCCGGTGATGGCGGCTTTAATCAGTCAGGGCAACTAA
- the gldB gene encoding gliding motility lipoprotein GldB has translation MSFNLKYPQIYLFFLFTAALISCKDSSRPDVSGIKLDVKIERFDLDLYAGRGKAVAAQDQLFSRKYGNFYEDYIHRMVGTPEYTGEQILSTLYKDKAYADLNREKDSVFKDLQLQEQGLTESFRYIKYYFPKIKVPRFIAFISGFAVQAPIGDQYMGIGLDMFLGKDSQFYGAIVQSVPRYLSKRFAPEYIVPRITETYVREELFPEADEDRTLLSKMVHNGKILYFMDQVLPEDLADTVKIGYTAKQLSWCATYEGDIWAYLISNNLLYETDDQKIQVYVSEGPFTPGLGEKNESAPKLGSWIGWQIVRKYMDAHPDVSLQQLMAEKDAQAILQGSKYKPKSGK, from the coding sequence ATGAGCTTTAATCTTAAATACCCCCAAATTTATCTATTTTTTCTTTTTACAGCGGCATTAATTTCCTGTAAGGATAGCAGCAGACCGGATGTAAGCGGTATAAAGCTGGATGTTAAGATAGAAAGGTTTGATCTGGACCTTTATGCGGGCCGGGGGAAAGCGGTAGCCGCGCAGGATCAATTATTCAGCCGCAAATACGGCAATTTTTATGAGGATTACATCCATAGGATGGTGGGTACGCCGGAATATACAGGGGAACAAATTTTGAGCACGCTTTATAAAGACAAAGCTTATGCGGATTTGAACAGGGAGAAAGATAGCGTTTTTAAAGATTTACAATTGCAGGAACAGGGGCTTACGGAGAGTTTCAGGTACATTAAATATTACTTTCCTAAGATAAAGGTACCTCGTTTTATTGCTTTCATTTCTGGATTTGCCGTGCAGGCGCCCATTGGCGACCAATATATGGGGATAGGTTTGGATATGTTTTTAGGCAAAGACAGCCAATTTTATGGTGCTATTGTGCAAAGTGTGCCCAGGTATTTATCTAAAAGATTTGCCCCTGAATACATAGTGCCCCGAATTACGGAAACGTATGTAAGGGAAGAGCTTTTTCCGGAGGCCGACGAAGACAGGACTTTGCTCTCTAAAATGGTACACAATGGTAAAATCCTTTATTTTATGGACCAGGTGTTGCCGGAAGATTTGGCGGATACGGTTAAAATTGGCTATACCGCCAAACAACTGAGTTGGTGTGCAACCTATGAGGGCGACATTTGGGCCTATCTAATCTCCAATAATTTGCTTTACGAAACAGATGACCAGAAAATACAGGTATATGTAAGTGAAGGGCCTTTTACACCAGGATTGGGCGAGAAAAATGAATCTGCACCTAAACTGGGCAGCTGGATAGGCTGGCAGATTGTTAGAAAATACATGGATGCACATCCTGATGTGAGTTTGCAGCAACTAATGGCAGAGAAGGATGCACAGGCCATTTTACAGGGATCTAAATACAAACCGAAATCGGGTAAATGA
- a CDS encoding porin family protein: MKQTFRYIVFSFFILISASIFNAAQAQDYAGTGYGFRLGLTAHPTIGWIKPDGGKGDGISFGFSYGLLADLNFAENYSFGTGLTVTTINGKSTETFNNTYASGSPLITGNLKYKLQYLEVPLTVKLKTEKNNGTRWYGQFGLSNDFNISAKQDILQIGSGSSNTSANDLDIKDDINFYRAGLVIGAGLEYDIAKSTSITTGLTFNNGLTDISDDKSRKVKNHYVSINFGILF, from the coding sequence ATGAAACAAACATTCCGGTACATAGTATTTTCATTTTTCATCCTCATCAGCGCTTCCATATTTAATGCTGCACAAGCGCAGGACTATGCTGGTACAGGATATGGCTTCAGGTTAGGTTTAACTGCTCATCCAACCATTGGCTGGATAAAACCAGATGGAGGTAAAGGCGATGGCATCAGTTTTGGCTTTAGCTACGGTTTGCTGGCCGACCTTAACTTTGCAGAGAACTATAGTTTTGGCACAGGCTTAACGGTAACCACCATCAACGGTAAAAGCACAGAAACCTTTAACAACACCTATGCCAGCGGTTCTCCCTTAATTACCGGCAATTTAAAGTATAAGTTGCAATACCTCGAAGTACCTTTAACGGTAAAGTTAAAAACAGAGAAAAATAACGGTACACGCTGGTACGGCCAGTTTGGGCTCTCCAATGATTTTAACATCAGTGCCAAACAAGACATTCTACAAATTGGATCAGGTTCAAGCAATACCTCCGCAAATGACCTGGACATCAAAGACGACATTAATTTTTACCGCGCCGGACTTGTTATTGGCGCAGGATTGGAATATGACATCGCCAAAAGCACCAGCATCACTACTGGCTTAACCTTTAACAACGGCCTTACCGACATCTCTGATGATAAAAGCCGAAAAGTTAAAAACCATTATGTAAGCATCAATTTCGGCATCTTATTCTAA